Proteins found in one Arthrobacter sp. U41 genomic segment:
- a CDS encoding UDP-N-acetylmuramoyl-tripeptide--D-alanyl-D-alanine ligase, which yields MIAFNAAEIADITHGRLAAEPGITPGSVVTDSREATPGSLYVAKPGETADGHDFVGAAFERGAVLALVEHDVADGAGHSYPAVVVRDAVLAMGALAAEAVRRIRAARAADGKPLTVIGITGSAGKTTTKDLLAGILAAEDTTVAPQGSYNGEVGVPLTVFKAGADTRYLVIEMGATGVGHISYLAEMVRPDIGVVLGVGTAHAGEFGGVENIARAKGELVEALPATGTAVLNLDDARVAAMATRTRARVLGYSAQPARGVSGDAGAERVRAEGVELNAGGHPEFELYLPGEPAGHHVEARLIGAHHIANLLAAAAAAHAAGVPAARIAASLSTQTAASRWRMERTERADGVTVINDAYNANPESMRAALRTLADLGRGRRTWAVLGAMLELGPDSIREHMAVGTQVVRLNISRLVVVGREARSLYVSAVNEGSWGDECVFAETPEEAYELLQAELEPGDLVLFKSSNSIGLRHLGDRIALPPQAAGTAAGPAEGKAAESAAQDAAGTATEGSALL from the coding sequence ATGATTGCATTTAACGCGGCGGAAATCGCCGACATAACCCATGGCCGGCTGGCCGCCGAACCGGGGATCACCCCCGGCTCGGTGGTGACCGACTCCCGCGAAGCCACACCAGGCTCCCTCTATGTGGCCAAGCCGGGGGAGACGGCCGACGGCCACGACTTCGTCGGCGCGGCCTTCGAACGCGGCGCCGTGCTGGCGCTGGTCGAGCATGACGTCGCGGACGGCGCCGGGCACAGCTACCCCGCCGTCGTGGTCCGGGACGCGGTCCTCGCCATGGGCGCCCTCGCAGCGGAAGCCGTCCGACGGATCCGCGCCGCCCGCGCGGCCGACGGCAAGCCGCTGACCGTGATCGGCATTACCGGCTCAGCCGGCAAGACCACCACCAAGGACCTGCTGGCCGGGATCCTGGCCGCCGAAGACACGACCGTTGCCCCGCAGGGTTCCTACAACGGCGAGGTCGGGGTCCCGCTCACCGTCTTCAAGGCCGGCGCCGACACCCGCTACCTCGTCATCGAGATGGGTGCCACCGGAGTGGGCCACATCAGCTACCTCGCGGAGATGGTCCGCCCCGACATCGGTGTTGTTCTGGGGGTCGGCACGGCCCACGCCGGCGAATTCGGCGGCGTGGAGAACATCGCCCGGGCCAAGGGCGAGCTCGTCGAAGCCCTGCCCGCCACCGGCACCGCCGTGCTCAACCTGGACGACGCCCGCGTCGCCGCAATGGCCACGCGAACCCGGGCCCGCGTGCTCGGCTACTCCGCCCAGCCGGCCCGCGGCGTGTCCGGCGACGCCGGTGCAGAGCGGGTCCGTGCCGAGGGCGTCGAACTCAACGCCGGCGGACACCCCGAATTCGAGCTCTACCTGCCGGGCGAGCCCGCCGGGCACCACGTCGAAGCCAGGCTGATCGGCGCCCACCACATCGCCAACCTACTCGCAGCGGCGGCAGCGGCCCACGCCGCCGGCGTCCCCGCCGCGCGGATCGCCGCTTCGCTCAGCACCCAGACGGCCGCCAGCCGCTGGCGGATGGAACGCACCGAACGGGCCGACGGCGTCACCGTCATCAACGACGCGTACAACGCCAACCCGGAATCCATGCGCGCCGCCCTGCGGACCCTCGCCGACCTCGGACGGGGCCGCCGGACCTGGGCCGTGCTCGGAGCAATGCTCGAGCTGGGCCCGGACTCCATCCGCGAACACATGGCTGTCGGCACCCAGGTGGTCAGGCTCAACATCTCCCGGCTTGTCGTCGTGGGCCGGGAGGCCCGGTCGCTCTATGTCTCGGCCGTCAACGAGGGGTCCTGGGGCGACGAATGCGTCTTCGCGGAGACCCCGGAGGAGGCCTACGAGCTGCTGCAGGCCGAGCTGGAGCCCGGCGACCTCGTGCTGTTCAAGTCTTCCAACAGCATCGGGCTGCGCCATCTGGGCGATCGGATAGCATTACCCCCACAGGCCGCCGGGACCGCTGCCGGTCCCGCTGAGGGAAAGGCCGCCGAAAGCGCTGCCCAAGACGCTGCAGGAACCGCCACTGAAGGGAGTGCGCTGCTGTGA
- the mraY gene encoding phospho-N-acetylmuramoyl-pentapeptide-transferase gives MIALLMGSGMALLFSFLGTPLFIRFLVRKSYGQFIRDDGPTTHHTKRGTPTMGGTVVVMAVLVSYGLTHLIMWMMNPDSPGPSASALLLLFLMVGMGLVGFLDDFIKISKQRSLGLNAKAKLTLQAAVGIIFAVLALNFPDENGVTPASYQISLVRDIPWLNLAFAGTVIGAILFVLWSNLIITAATNGVNLTDGLDGLAAGASIMVFGAYTLMGIWQSNQSCGSPRQAGAGCYTVRDPLDLALLAAILSAALVGFLWWNTSPAKIFMGDTGSLAIGGAVAGFAILSRTELLLAFIGGLFVLITLSVIIQVGYFKITKGKRFFKMAPLQHHFELKGWAEVTVVVRFWILCGLFVAAGLGIFYAEWVVLL, from the coding sequence GTGATTGCACTGCTGATGGGGTCCGGAATGGCCCTGCTGTTTTCCTTCCTGGGCACCCCGCTCTTTATCCGTTTCCTGGTCCGGAAGAGCTACGGGCAATTCATCCGGGATGACGGACCCACGACGCACCACACCAAGCGCGGTACCCCCACGATGGGCGGCACCGTTGTGGTCATGGCGGTGCTGGTGAGCTACGGACTCACGCACCTCATCATGTGGATGATGAACCCGGACTCTCCGGGCCCGTCCGCTTCGGCCCTGCTGCTGCTGTTCCTTATGGTCGGGATGGGGCTCGTCGGGTTCCTGGATGACTTCATCAAGATTTCCAAGCAGCGAAGCCTGGGCCTGAACGCCAAGGCCAAACTGACCCTGCAGGCGGCCGTGGGTATCATCTTCGCGGTCCTGGCCCTGAATTTCCCGGACGAGAACGGCGTGACGCCGGCGTCGTACCAGATTTCCCTGGTCCGCGACATCCCCTGGCTGAACCTCGCCTTCGCCGGCACCGTCATCGGTGCCATCCTCTTCGTGCTCTGGTCGAACCTGATCATCACCGCCGCCACCAACGGCGTGAACCTCACGGACGGCCTGGACGGCCTGGCCGCCGGCGCCTCCATTATGGTCTTCGGCGCCTACACCCTGATGGGCATCTGGCAGAGCAACCAGTCCTGCGGTTCGCCGCGGCAGGCCGGCGCCGGCTGCTACACGGTCCGCGATCCCCTGGACCTGGCCCTGCTCGCCGCCATCCTCAGTGCGGCGCTCGTCGGCTTCCTGTGGTGGAACACCTCCCCGGCAAAGATCTTCATGGGCGACACCGGCTCGCTGGCGATCGGCGGCGCCGTCGCCGGGTTCGCCATCCTGTCCCGGACCGAGCTGCTGCTCGCGTTCATCGGCGGCCTCTTTGTCCTGATCACCCTCTCGGTGATCATCCAGGTCGGCTACTTCAAGATCACCAAGGGCAAACGGTTCTTCAAAATGGCCCCGCTCCAGCACCACTTTGAACTCAAAGGCTGGGCCGAGGTCACCGTCGTCGTCCGGTTCTGGATCCTGTGCGGACTCTTCGTCGCCGCCGGACTGGGCATCTTCTACGCCGAATGGGTGGTACTGCTGTGA